The Myxococcales bacterium genome includes the window GGGGCATGTGTTTCTCGAGGCGCATGGTACGAGTTTAGACGCGGCCATCGCCGATTGCTTCAATGTTGTCGCGCCGGTTGTAAAATACAGCGATTTCAATACGTTGCAAGTCGCCTAGGGCTGTGGCACAAGCGTCGCTGCCACGGGCGCGCCACCGTCGCGATAGACATAGAACTGCCGCATCGAGGTCACCTGTTCGTTTTCACGCGCGACGATCACGATCTCATTCGAGCCTGGCCACAGCGTGACGTTCGCGGAAAATTCGAGCGCGGTGCGGCTGCCGCGGTCGCGCGACGAGGCGTAGAACACCTTGCGCGTCTCGATCTTGGCGGCGTCGTTGGTGACATAGATATAGACGTCCTCGACATGGTTGTCGTCCTTGACCACGCCCTTGACGGTGAAGGTGCCGCTGCTCACGGCCAGCGCCGCGGGCGCCAACTCGATGATCGGTGGAATGACTTGCCAGCGAGTTTCGAATTTGGGGGCGGCAGCGCCCGAGCCGGCCGCTAGGTCGCCGCGCCGCACAAACCCATGCTTGCCTGCCCCCCGCGCGACCTTGACCCAATCGCCGTACTGCGCGACGCGCTCAACTTGCGAGGCCGCCTCCAGGGTGCCGATGGTCCCGGCAGAGACATCGGCGCCGGCGTAAACCGTCGCCTTCGCCTTCACCTGCTCGACGCCACGTGCCTCGCTCGCCTTGGCGATGGCGGGTTTGATTTCAAACCGCAGCTTCTCACTCGCCGAGGTGCCAAGCGTCTCGTCATAAACCGTCATCTCGAGCCCGATAAAATCGCGCGCCGGCCGCTGCGCGATGCGCAGGGTAAACTCGTGCTCTCGCGTCGTCCCGGCGGCAACGGCGCCCATCTGCAAGCGCGAGGTCTCGAGCACTACGTCATCGCCTGAGGAATTTCGCAACACCAGCACCGCTTTGGGTGCGGCCCCGACGCCGGCATTCTTAACGGCAACGCGCAGCTTGATGCGCTCGCCAGCCTGCACCAAGCCGTCGCCGTCGGCGCCATCGCCGTCGACCATCTGGTACGCATAGCCGAACGCCGGTTGCGGCGCGGCCTTGATGCCCAGCGCCAGCGGTGGCGCGTCGAAGGCCGAGCCCGCCGCATCGCTGGCTGACCACTGAATGTGGTCGCGGCGATCCGAGGCAAAGCTTGGGATCTTGACCCGCGTCGTAAAGGTCTTAGTCTCGCCAGGCATCACCTTGCCGAACGCCAATTCGTAATCGCGAAAAATGGGGTCGTCGGTGAGCGTGCGGACGAAGGCGCGATACGCCGGCGCGGTGCCCGTATTCGTGAGCTTGGCCGTCACCAAGGCGGTGTCGCCGGCCACTAGCTCGGCGCCGGGGGTAACCGCGACGTCCAGGCGCAGACTGGTCTTGGTGCGTGCGCTGGCGGCTGGGGGAGCCGCCCAATCGATGCCCAACTTTGCCAGCGCCTTGACGCGCTTGGCGGCCTCATCGGCCTGCTTGGCCGCGACGATGGCGGCGGCGCTGCGCAGCAGCACCTCGCGGCTAGGCGATTTGGTTTTCTTGACGATTTCAGCCGCGAATAAGATTTCGAAATCGGTCTGCAGCTCGTCGGTGATGAGTTCCTCTTCTTCTTCGCCGTCGATCGGGGCCTCGCCCTCGACCGGCTTTAGCGCGGCTGGGGTCGCCGGACGCTCAAAGAGATAGGCCAGCGAATACTGCGGCGTCTCGGTGTCCTTGGCAAAGCTGCTGTCGAGATGCGAGTCGAGGTCGCGTTCGCGGTACGAGCGCGATGACGGCAAGAGCCGCACCACGTCGCCAGGCGCATCGTTCTTGCTCGGCACCAGGGTGCGCAGCAGCTCGATGTCGGGGACGATGCCAACGCTCTGGATCGATTTTTCGCCCGGCGTGAGATATTGCTCGATGGTGAGCTTGAGCTGCGAGCCATCGCGATAGCTGTAGAGCTTTTGCACGCTGCCTTTGCCAAAGCTGCGCCCGCCGATGATGATGCCGCGATTGTTGTTCTTGATCGCGCCTGCGACGATTTCGGCGGCCGAGGCGGACGACGAATTGATGAGCACGGCCAGGCTCGAGGTCGCATCTTCATTGTCGCTTTCGGCGTAGGTGTGGCGCGCGTTGGTGCCGCTGGTCATGGTCGAAACGATGACGCCGCTGCGCAGAAAAAGGTCCGCCACCTCGATCGAGGCATCGAGCACGCCGCCGGGATTACGACGCATGTCGAGCACCCAAGCCG containing:
- a CDS encoding PDZ domain-containing protein — encoded protein: MKKLSTHAVAIAVAAVGALVLSIWRPSPASLVGGLGPQEVRAAPGQPVQVAQHRLTDMVLVNRTLTDVRKNYVDPSRIDSKKMLFRALDSVQFRVAEILIEPAPERDEVTVMVGAKRQTFSTKDVDSPWRLAASLKPIFKFIEDNVSKTEDLAEVEYAAVNGMLSALDPHSVLFDPEEAKDFEVNTRGKFGGLGIVIRLVNSKLTVIRPMRDTPAGRAGIKAGDHIVKINQEPTENLTSDESVERMRGTPKTKVTLWIARKGMTDLLRFDLERAVIRVESVQSKLVSGNVGLIRIDQFSDNTGAEVANAMTTLMAQGATAWVLDMRRNPGGVLDASIEVADLFLRSGVIVSTMTSGTNARHTYAESDNEDATSSLAVLINSSSASAAEIVAGAIKNNNRGIIIGGRSFGKGSVQKLYSYRDGSQLKLTIEQYLTPGEKSIQSVGIVPDIELLRTLVPSKNDAPGDVVRLLPSSRSYRERDLDSHLDSSFAKDTETPQYSLAYLFERPATPAALKPVEGEAPIDGEEEEELITDELQTDFEILFAAEIVKKTKSPSREVLLRSAAAIVAAKQADEAAKRVKALAKLGIDWAAPPAASARTKTSLRLDVAVTPGAELVAGDTALVTAKLTNTGTAPAYRAFVRTLTDDPIFRDYELAFGKVMPGETKTFTTRVKIPSFASDRRDHIQWSASDAAGSAFDAPPLALGIKAAPQPAFGYAYQMVDGDGADGDGLVQAGERIKLRVAVKNAGVGAAPKAVLVLRNSSGDDVVLETSRLQMGAVAAGTTREHEFTLRIAQRPARDFIGLEMTVYDETLGTSASEKLRFEIKPAIAKASEARGVEQVKAKATVYAGADVSAGTIGTLEAASQVERVAQYGDWVKVARGAGKHGFVRRGDLAAGSGAAAPKFETRWQVIPPIIELAPAALAVSSGTFTVKGVVKDDNHVEDVYIYVTNDAAKIETRKVFYASSRDRGSRTALEFSANVTLWPGSNEIVIVARENEQVTSMRQFYVYRDGGAPVAATLVPQP